One Halobaculum sp. CBA1158 DNA segment encodes these proteins:
- a CDS encoding amidohydrolase, with amino-acid sequence MPRLTDRRSFLAALTAGLAGCGASTREATETGTSTPTSTRSPTASATATATPETTSEPVPTREWPDEYYDGPLISVHEHMIGSDGYAVARDDLGWYVDWMSRNRVERVVAITGDPLMDAVGRYDDRLIPSAFAYNEFLDEFDTAVESFQQRLAEYDYRAIGEMRPPYDMVEDPPAMDHETLLGVYDLAAEAGVPVLLHGPEVYRHSEETLENAEDPLDFPKWRNLEAAYAHNRDTQFVVHSTYNWDEMTDGAIAAGVLERNPNVTYDLSGRELTPFAYEDGEMTERRFEELIAERGVRGHAEEFYEEHATILEEYSDRLAWGLDAGHEWHYTDWVLDTWVDITRAVLGRLPEENARDIGYRNAAELFGLDVTR; translated from the coding sequence GCTGACGGCCGGCCTCGCCGGCTGTGGCGCGTCGACGCGGGAGGCCACCGAGACCGGGACGTCGACCCCGACCTCGACGCGGTCGCCGACAGCGTCGGCGACAGCGACGGCGACCCCGGAGACCACGAGCGAACCGGTGCCGACGCGCGAGTGGCCCGACGAGTACTACGACGGGCCGCTGATTTCGGTCCACGAGCACATGATCGGCTCCGACGGCTACGCCGTCGCCAGGGACGACCTCGGCTGGTACGTCGACTGGATGTCTCGTAACCGGGTCGAACGGGTCGTGGCGATCACGGGCGACCCGCTGATGGACGCGGTCGGTCGGTACGACGATCGGCTGATCCCGTCGGCGTTCGCGTACAACGAGTTCCTCGACGAGTTCGACACGGCCGTAGAGAGCTTCCAGCAGCGACTCGCGGAGTACGACTACAGGGCGATCGGCGAGATGCGTCCCCCCTACGACATGGTCGAGGACCCGCCCGCGATGGACCACGAGACGCTGCTGGGGGTTTACGACCTCGCCGCCGAAGCGGGCGTCCCGGTGCTGCTCCACGGGCCGGAGGTGTATCGTCACTCCGAGGAGACGCTCGAAAACGCCGAGGATCCGCTGGACTTCCCGAAGTGGCGGAATCTCGAGGCGGCGTACGCCCACAACCGCGACACGCAGTTCGTCGTTCACTCGACGTACAACTGGGACGAGATGACCGACGGAGCGATCGCCGCCGGCGTCCTGGAACGAAACCCGAACGTGACCTACGACCTCTCGGGGAGAGAGCTCACCCCCTTCGCGTACGAGGACGGAGAGATGACCGAGAGACGGTTCGAGGAACTGATCGCCGAGCGGGGCGTTCGAGGCCACGCCGAGGAGTTCTACGAGGAGCACGCGACGATACTCGAGGAGTACTCCGATCGGTTGGCGTGGGGGCTGGACGCGGGCCACGAGTGGCACTACACCGACTGGGTGCTCGACACGTGGGTCGACATCACTCGTGCGGTTCTCGGGCGGCTACCCGAGGAGAACGCCCGGGACATCGGCTACCGGAACGCGGCGGAGCTGTTCGGCCTCGACGTGACCCGGTAG